The proteins below come from a single Desulfitobacterium metallireducens DSM 15288 genomic window:
- a CDS encoding CTP synthase, with protein sequence MTKFIFVTGGVVSSLGKGITAASLGCLLKNRGLKIAIQKFDPYINIDPGTMSPYQHGEVFVTDDGAETDLDLGHYERFIDVPVSKSSNVTTGKIYWTVLNKERRGDYLGGTVQVIPHITNEIKERIYRVARESHPDVVITEIGGTVGDIESQPFIEAIRQMRSDIGRENVLYLHVTLVPYLAASKELKTKPTQHSVKELRGLGIMPNVLVCRAEHEISQEMKEKLALLCDIDLESIVQTVDAPTIYEVPLTLQKEGLDDIVLRHFGLEAPVADMTEWKAMVERIKAPTREVEIAIVGKYVELPDAYLSVAEALRHAATEHSAKVKIKWVNSEEIEEKTAEELLEGVKGILVPGGFGNRGIEGKIEAIRYARENKVPFLGICLGMQCAIIEFARNVCKMEGANSTEFNEDTAYPVIDILPEQKDIEDKGGTMRLGVSPVKLEGESKAHSSYQENVIYERHRHRYEMNNEYRKELEEAGLKFSGTSPDGRLVEVTEYPEHPWFVASQYHPEFKSRPNRPHPLFRDFVNAALK encoded by the coding sequence ATGACGAAGTTTATTTTTGTAACGGGTGGGGTCGTATCTTCTTTAGGTAAGGGGATTACGGCGGCTTCTCTTGGGTGTCTACTGAAGAATAGGGGACTAAAGATTGCAATTCAGAAGTTTGATCCCTACATTAACATCGACCCTGGAACGATGAGCCCTTACCAACATGGTGAGGTGTTCGTAACGGATGATGGAGCAGAAACCGATTTGGATCTTGGCCATTATGAGCGCTTTATTGATGTTCCAGTCTCTAAAAGCAGTAATGTAACAACAGGTAAAATCTACTGGACGGTTCTTAACAAAGAGCGGAGAGGGGATTATCTCGGAGGTACGGTTCAGGTTATTCCGCATATCACTAATGAAATCAAGGAACGGATTTATCGGGTAGCCCGGGAATCCCATCCGGATGTTGTCATTACTGAAATCGGTGGAACGGTAGGAGATATTGAATCACAGCCCTTTATTGAAGCGATTCGCCAGATGCGGAGCGATATTGGTCGTGAGAATGTGCTTTATCTTCACGTAACCTTGGTCCCTTACCTTGCGGCGTCAAAAGAACTCAAAACCAAGCCGACTCAGCATTCAGTGAAGGAACTGCGTGGACTAGGAATTATGCCCAATGTTTTGGTTTGCCGCGCTGAACATGAAATTTCCCAGGAGATGAAAGAAAAGTTAGCACTTCTCTGTGATATAGATTTGGAATCGATTGTTCAAACCGTGGATGCCCCGACCATTTATGAAGTACCTCTAACCCTTCAGAAGGAGGGGCTGGATGATATCGTACTTCGTCATTTTGGCTTGGAAGCTCCGGTAGCAGATATGACCGAGTGGAAGGCGATGGTTGAGCGAATTAAAGCGCCAACTCGTGAAGTTGAGATTGCAATTGTAGGAAAATATGTTGAATTACCGGATGCTTATCTCAGTGTAGCCGAAGCGCTTCGTCATGCTGCGACTGAGCATTCAGCAAAAGTTAAAATCAAATGGGTAAACTCGGAGGAAATTGAAGAAAAAACGGCAGAAGAACTTCTTGAAGGCGTAAAAGGAATTCTTGTACCGGGTGGGTTTGGCAATCGAGGAATTGAAGGAAAAATTGAGGCCATTCGCTATGCCCGTGAAAATAAAGTTCCTTTCTTAGGAATTTGCTTAGGGATGCAATGTGCGATTATCGAATTTGCTCGCAATGTTTGTAAAATGGAAGGTGCAAATAGCACGGAATTTAATGAAGACACAGCATATCCTGTCATTGATATCCTGCCTGAGCAAAAGGATATTGAAGATAAAGGCGGTACGATGCGACTTGGTGTTTCTCCTGTAAAATTAGAAGGAGAGAGTAAGGCCCATTCTTCATATCAAGAGAACGTTATTTATGAACGTCATCGTCATCGTTATGAAATGAATAACGAATATCGAAAGGAATTGGAAGAGGCTGGGCTGAAATTTTCAGGGACCTCACCGGATGGACGCTTGGTTGAGGTTAC
- the rpoE gene encoding DNA-directed RNA polymerase subunit delta produces MTHPFIPKSQSSNSDIAYHLLLVQGHSMNYQDLIQGVLKARNLPFEPGKVSEVLTEINLDTRFTYLGKGEWGLRAWVTSKGSRKSVGSLSKNAVEDDDEADEEKDLLLEEDFEGEPDEEEGDAHELPEVSYKNKRASKRSKEDSWN; encoded by the coding sequence TTGACCCATCCATTCATACCGAAATCACAATCGTCTAATTCGGATATTGCCTATCATCTTCTCCTAGTCCAAGGTCATTCGATGAATTATCAGGATTTAATTCAAGGGGTTCTTAAGGCGAGAAATCTCCCATTTGAACCGGGGAAGGTTTCGGAGGTACTAACAGAAATTAATTTGGACACCCGTTTTACCTACCTGGGCAAAGGGGAATGGGGTCTTCGAGCTTGGGTTACGAGCAAAGGTTCACGAAAGTCGGTTGGCTCATTAAGTAAGAACGCAGTTGAGGATGATGACGAGGCGGATGAGGAAAAAGATCTGTTACTAGAAGAAGACTTTGAGGGAGAGCCGGATGAAGAAGAGGGAGACGCGCATGAGTTACCGGAAGTCTCCTATAAGAATAAAAGGGCATCTAAACGCTCGAAGGAAGATTCTTGGAATTAA
- the argS gene encoding arginine--tRNA ligase, with product MSLYEGIKEKVLANLTQAAQSAQTAGELSFESLPNFVLEEPREKQHGDLATNLAMVLTKQAHKSPREIAAILIKHIDTEGTWIEASEIAGPGFINFKLDPTWLTGVIPQVLSQGEDYGKVNLGKGQKVQVEFVSANPTGLLHMGNARGAALGDSLASLLAMAGYEVSREFYINDAGNQIHNFALSLEARYLQQLGQDVPFPEGGYHGEDLIDTVKGLIAKVGDKYLNVEAELRREFLVRYALEEKLTHIRETLADIGVHYDVWFSEQSLHDSGAVKQSMEDLEKKEYIYEKEGALWLKSTLFGDEKDEVVVRSNGTPTYFAADIAYHRNKFERGFDQVINIWGADHHGHVARMKGAMSALDYDPEKLEIILMQLVRLIQDGEVVKMSKRSGKYISLRELLDEVGKDAARFFFILRDPDSTVEFDLDLAKAESSDNPVYYVQYAHARMCSILRQAEELGYAYSGIPSQDELARLDSNEERELLKKLADLPSEISIAARLREPHRMARYVLDLASLFHTFYNSQRVLVDDESLRKARLSLIHSAKQVLANVLRILGVTAPERM from the coding sequence ATGAGTTTATATGAAGGAATTAAAGAAAAGGTTTTAGCCAACTTAACTCAGGCGGCTCAATCTGCGCAAACAGCTGGGGAATTGTCTTTTGAAAGTTTACCGAATTTTGTCCTAGAAGAACCTCGGGAAAAACAACATGGCGATTTAGCGACAAACTTAGCGATGGTTTTAACGAAACAAGCGCATAAGTCTCCTCGTGAAATTGCAGCAATACTGATTAAGCATATCGATACGGAAGGAACCTGGATTGAAGCCAGTGAAATTGCGGGTCCTGGTTTTATTAATTTTAAGTTAGATCCAACTTGGTTGACCGGCGTGATCCCTCAGGTTCTAAGCCAGGGAGAGGATTACGGCAAAGTTAACCTTGGAAAAGGGCAGAAAGTTCAGGTTGAGTTTGTAAGTGCTAATCCGACAGGACTTCTCCATATGGGAAATGCTCGGGGTGCAGCGTTAGGAGATAGTCTAGCTTCTCTTCTTGCCATGGCTGGTTATGAAGTAAGCCGTGAATTTTATATTAATGATGCAGGAAACCAAATTCATAATTTTGCCCTCTCGTTAGAAGCACGTTATCTTCAACAGCTAGGACAGGATGTTCCTTTCCCTGAAGGGGGATATCATGGGGAAGATCTGATTGATACCGTTAAAGGCCTAATTGCTAAGGTCGGGGATAAATATCTCAATGTTGAGGCGGAGCTTCGCCGTGAATTCTTAGTTCGCTACGCTCTGGAGGAAAAACTAACTCATATTCGAGAGACACTCGCTGATATAGGTGTGCATTATGATGTTTGGTTCAGTGAACAATCCCTTCATGACTCGGGAGCCGTCAAGCAATCTATGGAGGACCTTGAGAAGAAAGAATATATTTATGAGAAGGAAGGCGCCCTTTGGCTGAAGTCTACTCTTTTCGGAGATGAAAAGGATGAGGTGGTTGTTCGCAGCAATGGAACTCCAACTTACTTTGCGGCAGATATAGCCTATCATCGGAATAAATTTGAACGAGGGTTTGACCAAGTTATTAATATCTGGGGAGCCGATCATCATGGCCATGTAGCCCGGATGAAGGGGGCAATGTCGGCACTCGATTACGATCCGGAAAAACTAGAGATTATTTTGATGCAACTTGTACGTCTGATCCAAGATGGCGAAGTGGTGAAGATGTCTAAACGTTCGGGGAAATATATTTCGTTACGTGAGTTATTGGATGAAGTGGGTAAGGATGCGGCTCGTTTCTTCTTCATTTTGCGGGATCCAGATTCAACGGTGGAATTTGATCTCGATTTAGCCAAGGCTGAGTCTTCAGATAATCCGGTTTATTATGTTCAATATGCACATGCGCGTATGTGCAGTATTCTTCGACAAGCCGAGGAATTAGGGTATGCATACTCTGGGATCCCTTCGCAAGATGAGCTAGCTCGTTTAGATAGCAATGAGGAACGTGAACTGCTGAAAAAACTAGCCGATTTACCCTCAGAGATTAGTATTGCAGCGCGTTTAAGAGAGCCTCATCGGATGGCACGCTATGTTTTAGATTTGGCATCGTTGTTCCATACTTTTTATAACAGTCAACGGGTACTTGTTGATGATGAAAGTTTGCGGAAAGCACGTTTATCATTAATTCATTCGGCAAAACAAGTGTTAGCTAACGTTCTGAGGATTCTTGGCGTGACGGCGCCAGAACGTATGTAA
- a CDS encoding DUF1934 domain-containing protein → MKGIQVYPDGREDKQDSQVMGSFYKRQGDYYIVYQESEVTGMVGVSTALRVEKNKLTLNRMGAAEQRQIFEKDVLHHSTYVTPFASFYLGALAEEMEISLTELGGHITLKYKLFADDKKISQNTLMILIKEDTPQ, encoded by the coding sequence GTGAAAGGAATACAAGTTTATCCCGATGGAAGAGAGGATAAGCAGGATTCCCAAGTCATGGGTTCGTTTTATAAGCGACAAGGGGATTATTATATTGTCTACCAAGAATCCGAGGTGACGGGAATGGTCGGAGTTTCGACAGCATTGAGGGTCGAGAAGAATAAACTGACTTTAAATCGGATGGGGGCTGCAGAGCAACGGCAAATTTTCGAAAAAGACGTTCTTCATCATTCGACTTATGTGACCCCATTTGCTTCATTTTATTTGGGCGCACTAGCGGAAGAAATGGAGATTAGCTTGACAGAGCTTGGCGGACATATTACTCTAAAATATAAGCTATTTGCTGATGATAAGAAGATCAGTCAAAATACTCTAATGATTTTAATAAAGGAGGATACTCCTCAATGA
- a CDS encoding PepSY1/2 domain-containing protein → MNRKFWYGVLAIALVLSLGWGWNEYRQAGELRQATENQNQRAFRDLASQLDQLETDLAKGQVASTTNQKVLYLSQAGSHSEATMKDLAQIPAEESGLSYVGQFVNQVGDFTRNAAQKVAIGTNLTTEEEKTLADVHDRVQTMNRQVQDLLVRVDTENLAWTNKPTTLRQRLSWGKAQVAEASAEGQDVQPSSVRAGLDQLNASLQKLPPFSYTGEFATRSVAEPLGLPKQDITKDQALNVANDFLAKVGSPGVNLEFAGVSSGPLGGYLWKQGDISLTVSKRGGVVTEFWDQRTLQERTLTADQAKSKAMTTLKGLGWTLVPTSVEDYGGYIRLEVIDEVAKVRHYPDKIRLTVALDNGQITAYDATPYYAYHHTRNLKSKISAEQAKTKLRSGFQIKETGLAVIPVLGNREVLAYEFRGTYQGEEYLVYVNAESGLEEKIQRIIKTPRGEYLQ, encoded by the coding sequence ATGAACAGAAAGTTTTGGTATGGTGTATTGGCGATTGCGCTTGTCCTTTCTTTAGGCTGGGGATGGAATGAATACCGGCAAGCGGGAGAGTTAAGGCAGGCTACAGAAAATCAGAATCAGCGCGCTTTTCGAGATTTAGCGAGTCAGTTGGATCAACTCGAAACGGATTTAGCAAAAGGTCAGGTTGCTTCAACTACGAATCAAAAGGTGCTATATTTGAGTCAGGCAGGGAGCCATAGTGAAGCTACGATGAAGGATTTAGCCCAAATTCCAGCAGAGGAATCGGGGTTGAGTTATGTTGGGCAGTTTGTGAATCAAGTAGGAGATTTCACGCGAAATGCTGCGCAGAAGGTGGCTATTGGAACAAATTTAACGACTGAAGAAGAGAAAACACTAGCAGATGTCCATGATCGGGTACAAACGATGAACCGCCAGGTTCAGGATTTGTTAGTGCGTGTGGATACGGAAAATCTAGCTTGGACGAATAAACCGACGACTCTGCGGCAAAGGTTGAGTTGGGGTAAAGCTCAGGTAGCAGAAGCCTCAGCCGAGGGTCAGGATGTTCAGCCAAGTTCAGTGCGAGCGGGTTTGGATCAACTGAATGCGAGTCTGCAGAAGTTACCCCCTTTTTCTTATACTGGAGAATTTGCAACTCGCTCTGTGGCGGAGCCGCTCGGATTGCCCAAACAAGACATTACTAAGGATCAGGCGCTTAACGTAGCCAATGACTTCTTAGCGAAAGTGGGTTCACCAGGTGTAAATTTGGAATTTGCGGGGGTAAGTTCAGGACCGCTGGGAGGATATCTTTGGAAGCAAGGGGATATTAGCCTAACGGTGAGTAAAAGGGGTGGAGTAGTTACTGAGTTCTGGGATCAAAGAACACTTCAGGAACGGACTTTGACTGCTGACCAAGCGAAAAGCAAGGCGATGACGACATTAAAGGGCTTAGGGTGGACGTTGGTACCCACCTCGGTAGAGGATTATGGGGGTTATATTCGGCTTGAAGTCATCGATGAAGTGGCTAAGGTACGTCACTATCCAGATAAAATACGCTTAACCGTTGCCTTAGATAATGGACAGATTACGGCGTATGATGCGACTCCATATTATGCTTATCATCATACACGAAACCTGAAGTCCAAAATATCTGCTGAACAAGCTAAAACAAAGTTGCGGAGCGGCTTTCAAATTAAGGAGACCGGTCTAGCGGTCATTCCGGTGTTAGGCAATCGTGAAGTATTGGCTTATGAATTTCGGGGGACGTATCAGGGTGAAGAATATCTAGTTTATGTAAATGCAGAAAGCGGCCTTGAAGAGAAGATTCAGCGGATTATAAAGACTCCTCGTGGAGAATATCTGCAGTAA
- the sleB gene encoding spore cortex-lytic enzyme, with protein sequence MTRKKLWVGGLALILALVLTSVAYGALGDRLLSKGSNGPEVTELQKRLAQLGYPVGSLDGKFGSQTQTAVRKFQQDHGLKVDGLAGTATITELKRLTSESTTASGKLVGSKNVDINLLARCVSAEARGEPYKGQVAVAAVILNRIKDPAFPNTVADIIYQPRAFSSVDDGQINLPPTASAIKAAQEAANGSDPSQGALFFFNPAKTKNKYIWSRPQILQIGNHIFTR encoded by the coding sequence ATGACACGCAAGAAACTTTGGGTCGGGGGGCTTGCCTTAATTCTAGCTTTAGTTCTGACAAGTGTGGCGTATGGGGCCTTGGGCGATCGACTATTGAGCAAGGGCTCTAACGGACCAGAAGTCACAGAACTGCAAAAACGCCTGGCACAGCTGGGCTATCCAGTCGGTTCGCTTGATGGGAAATTTGGATCACAGACTCAGACTGCCGTCCGTAAATTTCAACAAGATCATGGCTTGAAAGTTGATGGCTTGGCAGGAACGGCTACGATCACAGAATTAAAACGATTGACCAGCGAAAGTACAACTGCTTCAGGCAAACTGGTCGGCTCAAAAAACGTGGATATTAATCTCTTAGCTCGATGCGTGAGCGCGGAGGCCAGAGGGGAACCTTACAAAGGGCAAGTGGCTGTGGCAGCGGTTATCTTAAATCGAATTAAGGATCCTGCTTTCCCGAATACAGTTGCTGATATTATTTATCAGCCAAGGGCATTTTCAAGCGTGGATGATGGGCAAATCAATCTCCCACCAACAGCATCAGCCATAAAAGCGGCTCAAGAAGCGGCTAATGGATCAGATCCCTCACAGGGTGCGCTCTTTTTCTTCAATCCCGCTAAAACTAAGAATAAATATATTTGGTCCAGACCGCAAATTCTCCAAATCGGAAATCATATCTTCACGCGCTAG
- a CDS encoding pyridoxal-phosphate-dependent aminotransferase family protein, with protein MPNRELLLIPGPTPVHDDIYKALAGETMAHTDARFVKIFKNSLEMTRQLFNNTDGEVFVVAGSGTLSMEIAIMNTVAPGEKLLVVSHGFFSDRFTTLAKAFGIQVDTIQAEWGQHVDAAEVERKCAEGHYKAVTVTHVDTSTGVVANLDELVPAVKKSGALFILDGVCASAAIEEDMQKEYGNAEYRLDVVLTGSQKAIGVPPGLAIVAFGPKALAAREARESVLGYYADIKNWIPIMQDPGKYYATPPVNMIYAFEKGLEMVINEGLDTRYRRHAALGKAVRAGLAVYGMKPLASEEVAAPTLSCILYPEGVNDAEFRSKLAAKGMIIAGSLASLAGKAFRIGHMGNVVEANFVKAIELVGETLHEMGKEADVQGAVNEFKRVYEGNL; from the coding sequence ATGCCAAATCGGGAATTATTACTCATCCCAGGTCCGACACCGGTCCACGACGACATTTACAAAGCTTTAGCTGGTGAGACCATGGCTCATACTGATGCTAGGTTCGTCAAAATCTTCAAGAATAGCTTGGAAATGACCCGACAACTGTTTAACAATACAGATGGCGAGGTTTTTGTTGTAGCTGGATCCGGGACATTATCCATGGAAATTGCCATCATGAATACGGTGGCTCCAGGTGAAAAATTATTAGTTGTTAGTCATGGTTTCTTTAGTGATCGTTTTACGACCTTAGCTAAAGCATTTGGTATTCAAGTGGATACGATTCAAGCTGAATGGGGTCAGCATGTCGATGCTGCAGAAGTTGAAAGGAAATGCGCAGAAGGTCACTATAAAGCAGTAACTGTAACCCACGTGGATACTTCGACTGGCGTCGTGGCTAACCTTGATGAGCTGGTGCCCGCTGTAAAGAAAAGTGGAGCGCTTTTCATTTTGGATGGAGTTTGTGCATCAGCCGCAATTGAAGAGGATATGCAGAAGGAATACGGAAATGCCGAATATCGGCTTGATGTGGTTTTAACAGGATCTCAAAAAGCAATCGGTGTTCCACCGGGATTGGCGATTGTTGCTTTTGGTCCGAAGGCGCTTGCTGCTCGTGAAGCGAGAGAAAGTGTTTTGGGATATTATGCCGATATCAAAAATTGGATCCCGATTATGCAGGATCCTGGAAAGTATTATGCAACTCCACCGGTTAACATGATCTATGCTTTTGAAAAAGGGTTGGAAATGGTAATCAATGAAGGCTTAGATACTCGCTATCGTCGTCACGCTGCATTGGGCAAAGCCGTCCGAGCAGGCTTAGCTGTCTATGGCATGAAACCTTTAGCTTCCGAAGAAGTTGCAGCACCAACCTTGAGTTGTATTCTCTATCCTGAAGGGGTTAATGATGCGGAATTCCGTTCGAAGTTAGCTGCTAAAGGAATGATCATTGCAGGTTCTTTAGCCTCACTAGCAGGTAAAGCGTTCCGGATTGGCCATATGGGTAATGTTGTAGAGGCTAATTTTGTTAAAGCCATAGAGCTTGTCGGGGAGACTTTGCATGAGATGGGGAAAGAAGCCGACGTTCAAGGCGCTGTAAACGAATTTAAACGTGTTTACGAAGGAAATCTGTAG